A single region of the Bacteroides luhongzhouii genome encodes:
- a CDS encoding lysophospholipid acyltransferase family protein has translation MKILYYIYQICIALPILLVLTILTAIVTIVGSLLGGAHFWGYYPGKIWSQLICLFLLIPVKIEGREKLHDKTSYIFVPNHQGSFDIFLIYGFIGRNFKWMMKKSLRKLPFVGKACESAGHIFVDRSGPKKVLETIRQAKDSLKDGVSLVVFPEGARTFTGHMGYFKKGAFQLADDLQLAVVPVTIDGSFEILPRTGKWIHRHRMILTIHDPIPPKGKGMENIKATMAEAYAAVESALPEQHKGMVRNEDQDR, from the coding sequence ATGAAGATACTGTATTATATTTATCAGATTTGCATCGCTTTACCTATTTTATTAGTGCTGACCATCCTCACGGCAATCGTCACTATTGTAGGTTCTCTCTTGGGAGGAGCCCACTTCTGGGGATATTATCCGGGGAAAATATGGTCACAATTAATTTGTTTGTTTCTGTTGATTCCCGTGAAGATTGAAGGACGTGAAAAGCTGCATGACAAAACTTCCTATATTTTCGTACCTAATCATCAGGGTTCATTCGATATTTTCCTTATCTACGGCTTCATTGGAAGAAATTTTAAGTGGATGATGAAAAAAAGCCTGCGTAAACTGCCATTCGTCGGAAAAGCCTGTGAAAGCGCAGGACATATCTTTGTAGACCGGTCCGGCCCGAAAAAGGTTTTGGAAACCATCCGGCAGGCAAAAGACTCGTTGAAAGACGGAGTTTCTCTTGTGGTATTTCCCGAAGGCGCACGCACTTTTACCGGACATATGGGATATTTTAAAAAAGGAGCTTTTCAATTGGCGGATGATTTACAGTTGGCAGTGGTACCTGTCACTATCGACGGGTCATTTGAAATCCTTCCACGTACAGGCAAATGGATACATCGTCATCGCATGATTCTGACTATTCACGACCCTATTCCTCCCAAAGGAAAAGGCATGGAAAATATCAAGGCAACCATGGCAGAGGCATACGCTGCTGTTGAAAGTGCCCTCCCGGAGCAACATAAAGGGATGGTGAGAAACGAAGATCAGGACCGATAG
- the trxA gene encoding thioredoxin: MEKFEDLIQSPVPVLVDFFAEWCGPCKAMKPVLEELKLIVGDKARIAKIDVDQHEDLATKYRIQAVPTFILFKNGEAVWRHSGVIHSSELQGVIEKHYS, from the coding sequence ATGGAAAAGTTTGAAGATTTAATACAGTCACCGGTACCAGTTTTGGTTGATTTCTTTGCAGAATGGTGCGGACCATGTAAAGCAATGAAACCGGTTTTAGAAGAACTAAAATTAATTGTAGGTGATAAAGCACGTATTGCAAAGATAGATGTTGACCAGCATGAAGACCTGGCTACTAAATATCGCATACAGGCTGTGCCGACCTTTATATTATTTAAAAACGGAGAAGCCGTCTGGAGACATTCCGGCGTAATCCATAGCAGCGAACTGCAAGGGGTTATTGAAAAGCATTATAGTTAA
- a CDS encoding SagB/ThcOx family dehydrogenase: MRKVQLLLVCLMLSAAAFAADKVIKLPKPNLNRTGAVMKALSERHSTREYASKALSLADLSDLLWAANGINRKESGMRTAPSALNKQDVDVYVVMPEGSYLYDAKNHQLTLIAVGDHRGAVAGGQAFVKTAPVSLVLISDLSRFGDAKSVRSQLMGAMDAGIVSQNISIFCSAANLATVPRASMDSELLKKVLKLKDSQMLMMNHPVGHFK, encoded by the coding sequence ATGAGAAAAGTACAACTATTGTTAGTTTGTTTAATGCTTTCAGCGGCTGCCTTTGCTGCTGATAAGGTGATTAAATTGCCGAAGCCTAATTTAAACCGCACTGGTGCGGTGATGAAGGCGTTGTCTGAACGACATTCAACTCGTGAATATGCTTCGAAAGCATTGAGCCTGGCTGATCTGTCTGATTTGTTGTGGGCAGCTAATGGAATAAACCGTAAGGAATCCGGAATGAGAACCGCTCCGTCAGCGTTGAATAAACAGGATGTGGATGTATATGTGGTAATGCCTGAAGGTAGTTATCTGTATGATGCGAAAAATCATCAGTTGACACTGATAGCTGTGGGAGATCATCGTGGTGCAGTGGCTGGTGGTCAGGCATTTGTGAAAACAGCTCCGGTATCATTGGTTTTAATTAGTGATCTTTCACGGTTTGGCGATGCCAAAAGTGTACGCAGTCAGTTGATGGGGGCTATGGATGCCGGTATTGTTTCCCAAAATATTTCAATCTTTTGTTCTGCTGCTAACTTGGCAACAGTACCACGTGCTTCGATGGACAGTGAGCTGCTAAAGAAAGTTTTGAAATTAAAAGATAGTCAGATGCTAATGATGAATCATCCTGTAGGACACTTCAAATAA
- a CDS encoding S46 family peptidase — MNKLRFYLLALAALFVFSVRADEGMWLLQLMQQQHSIDMMKKQGLKLEAQDLYNPNGVSLKDAVGIFGGGCTGEIISPEGLILTNHHCGYASIQQHSSVEHDYLTDGFWATSRDKELPTPGLKFTFIERIEDITDIVNAKIAAKEITESESFSNIFLQKLAHDLYFKSDLADKKGIVPQALPFYAGNKFYLFYKKIYPDVRMVAAPPSSIGKFGGETDNWMWPRHTGDFSMFRIYADANGEPAEYSENNVPLKTKKHLSISIKGLKEGDYAMIMGFPGSTSRYLTVSEVKERMESENDPRIRIRGARLAVLKEVMNASDKIRIQYANKYAGSSNYWKNSIGMNKAIIDNDVLGTKAAQEAKFAEFAKAQNNAEYGAVVKNIDDLVAKTTPLNYQYTCLRETFFGAIEFGNVMLSKTREALLEKNDSVIEARMKALESTYESIHNKDYDHEVDRKVAKALFPLYAEMIPANQRPSIYKVIEQKYKGDYNKFIDDMYDNSIFANRANFEKFTKKPSVKAIDNDLALQYCQSKYDLMDKLTSQLKEMDQELALLHKTYIRGLGEMKLPVPSYPDANFTIRLTYGNVKPYDPKDGVHYNYYTTTKGILEKENPEDREFVVPAKLKELIEKKDYGRYALPNGDMPVCFLSTNDITGGNSGSPVLNENGELIGCAFDGNWESLSGDINFDNNLQRCINLDIRYVLFILEKLGNCGHLINEMTIVE, encoded by the coding sequence ATGAACAAACTAAGATTTTATCTATTAGCGCTGGCTGCGCTTTTTGTATTTTCCGTTAGAGCGGATGAGGGTATGTGGCTATTGCAACTGATGCAACAGCAACACTCCATAGACATGATGAAAAAACAGGGATTAAAACTGGAAGCACAGGACTTATATAATCCAAACGGCGTTTCTCTCAAAGATGCCGTAGGTATATTCGGAGGTGGATGTACCGGAGAAATTATCTCGCCCGAAGGTTTGATTCTGACCAATCACCACTGTGGCTACGCTTCCATCCAGCAACATAGTAGTGTTGAGCACGACTATTTGACAGATGGTTTCTGGGCTACTTCCAGAGATAAAGAGCTCCCTACTCCGGGACTGAAATTTACATTTATCGAACGTATCGAGGATATTACGGATATTGTTAATGCCAAGATTGCGGCAAAGGAAATCACTGAATCTGAATCATTCAGCAATATATTCCTTCAAAAACTGGCTCATGATCTTTATTTTAAAAGTGACCTGGCAGACAAAAAAGGAATTGTTCCGCAGGCTCTTCCGTTCTATGCCGGAAATAAATTCTATCTTTTCTATAAGAAAATATATCCGGATGTACGTATGGTAGCTGCTCCCCCCTCTTCTATCGGTAAGTTTGGCGGCGAGACAGACAACTGGATGTGGCCGCGTCATACCGGCGACTTCTCCATGTTCCGTATCTATGCTGACGCGAACGGTGAACCGGCAGAATACAGTGAAAACAATGTTCCCTTGAAAACAAAGAAACATTTGTCTATCTCTATCAAAGGGTTGAAAGAAGGAGATTACGCAATGATTATGGGATTCCCCGGAAGCACGAGCCGTTACCTGACTGTATCAGAGGTGAAAGAACGTATGGAATCGGAAAACGACCCGCGTATCCGTATTCGTGGCGCACGTTTGGCTGTCCTGAAGGAAGTGATGAATGCCAGTGACAAAATCCGTATTCAGTATGCTAACAAGTATGCGGGTTCCAGCAATTATTGGAAGAACTCCATCGGTATGAATAAAGCCATCATCGATAATGATGTGTTGGGAACGAAAGCTGCGCAGGAAGCTAAATTCGCAGAATTTGCAAAGGCACAAAACAATGCCGAATATGGGGCAGTTGTGAAAAACATCGATGACCTGGTAGCTAAAACTACTCCTCTCAATTATCAATATACTTGTTTGAGAGAGACTTTCTTCGGAGCTATCGAATTTGGTAATGTCATGTTATCTAAAACACGTGAAGCATTGCTCGAAAAGAACGACTCTGTGATCGAAGCACGTATGAAAGCACTGGAAAGTACTTACGAAAGTATCCACAACAAAGATTATGACCATGAAGTAGACCGAAAGGTTGCTAAAGCATTGTTCCCGTTATATGCGGAAATGATTCCGGCTAACCAGCGTCCGTCTATCTACAAGGTGATTGAGCAGAAGTATAAGGGCGACTACAACAAGTTTATTGATGATATGTACGACAACTCTATTTTTGCCAACCGCGCAAACTTCGAGAAGTTTACGAAGAAACCGTCAGTGAAAGCAATCGACAACGATCTTGCATTACAATACTGCCAGTCTAAATATGACTTGATGGATAAACTGACTTCCCAGCTCAAGGAGATGGATCAGGAACTGGCTTTACTGCACAAAACTTATATCCGTGGTCTGGGCGAAATGAAATTGCCTGTACCTTCTTACCCGGACGCAAACTTTACCATTCGTCTGACTTATGGTAACGTGAAACCTTATGATCCAAAAGACGGCGTACACTACAACTATTATACCACCACTAAAGGAATTCTTGAAAAAGAAAATCCGGAAGATCGCGAATTCGTTGTTCCTGCCAAACTGAAAGAACTGATTGAGAAGAAAGATTATGGCCGTTATGCTTTACCGAATGGTGATATGCCTGTCTGCTTCCTGTCTACCAACGACATCACCGGTGGTAACTCCGGCAGCCCGGTACTGAATGAAAACGGAGAACTGATCGGCTGTGCTTTTGATGGCAACTGGGAATCATTGAGCGGTGACATCAACTTCGACAACAACCTGCAACGCTGCATCAACCTGGATATCCGTTATGTCCTGTTCATTCTGGAGAAGTTAGGAAACTGCGGACACCTGATTAATGAAATGACAATCGTAGAATAA
- a CDS encoding thioredoxin family protein, whose translation MKKVLVMVALVMVSVIIYAFNDSGESNQGKKEVTGNGEVVVMDKDMFLKDVFDYEKSKEWKYKGDKPAIIDLYADWCGPCRQTAPIMKELAKEYAGKIVIYKVNVDKQKELAALFNATSIPLFVFIPMKGDPQLFRGAADKATYKKAIDEFLLK comes from the coding sequence ATGAAGAAAGTATTAGTAATGGTAGCCCTTGTCATGGTAAGCGTGATTATATACGCTTTCAATGACAGCGGGGAATCCAATCAAGGTAAAAAAGAGGTAACAGGTAACGGTGAAGTCGTCGTAATGGATAAAGATATGTTTCTGAAAGACGTCTTCGATTATGAGAAATCAAAGGAGTGGAAATACAAAGGCGACAAGCCCGCCATCATCGACTTATATGCAGATTGGTGCGGACCTTGTCGCCAAACAGCTCCTATCATGAAAGAACTGGCAAAGGAATATGCAGGGAAAATTGTCATCTACAAAGTTAACGTGGATAAACAAAAAGAACTGGCCGCTTTGTTTAATGCTACAAGTATTCCATTGTTTGTGTTCATTCCGATGAAAGGGGATCCACAGCTTTTCCGTGGAGCTGCTGATAAAGCAACTTACAAGAAAGCGATTGATGAATTTCTCTTGAAATAA
- a CDS encoding polysaccharide deacetylase: MKNPNELSTTSSWRGNELQLIEQKANIVVGIANSNTRLRIGVLLSKFSEYQVDYLSSESETGKLIEEADLIIGAGITAYEGVLRRKPVIVVGDYGLGGLVTPDTFRKHYNNRFRGKINGIKNESFSLENLEKEIHKGFNLTFQELQMMSNQTITLQNI; the protein is encoded by the coding sequence ATGAAAAATCCTAATGAATTATCTACTACCTCTTCATGGAGAGGTAACGAATTGCAGTTGATAGAACAAAAAGCCAATATTGTTGTCGGAATAGCAAATTCTAATACAAGGTTAAGAATAGGAGTTCTATTAAGTAAATTTTCAGAGTATCAGGTGGATTATCTATCCTCCGAGAGTGAAACAGGTAAACTGATTGAAGAAGCCGATTTAATTATTGGCGCGGGAATTACCGCCTATGAAGGGGTATTACGCCGAAAACCGGTGATTGTAGTGGGTGATTATGGCCTTGGAGGCTTGGTCACTCCGGATACATTCCGCAAACATTATAATAATCGGTTTAGGGGAAAGATTAATGGTATAAAAAATGAATCTTTCTCATTAGAGAATTTAGAAAAAGAAATTCATAAAGGTTTTAATTTGACTTTTCAAGAATTGCAAATGATGTCAAACCAAACCATCACCTTACAAAACATATAA
- a CDS encoding S46 family peptidase has product MRKQILFVLFSLATFSIHADEGMWMLTDLKTQNAVAMRELGLEIPIEEVYDANGLSLKDAVVHFGGGCTGEIISSEGLVLTNHHCGYGAIQQHSNVEHDYLTDGFWAMNRDAELPTPGLTVTFIDRILDVTDYVNEQLKKDPDPEGVNYLSPSYLSTVAERFAKAENIEITPATKLELKAFYGGNKYYMFIKTVYSDIRMVGAPPSSIGKFGADTDNWMWPRHTGDFSLFRIYADKNGKPAEYSKDNVPLQVKKHLKISLAGVQEGDFTFVMGFPGRNWRYMISDEVEERMQTTNFMRQHVRGARQKVLMEQMLKDPAVRIHYASKYASSANYWKNAIGMNEGLVRLNVLDTKRAQQEELLARGREKGDDSYQKAFDEIRSIVAHRRDAIYHQQAINEALVTALDFMRIPSTMELVAALKSKDKEQIKEAKLKLKQEADKYFASVPFPEVERMVAKEMLKTYANYIPEEQRINIFEIINSRFKGSIDAFVDACFEHSIFGNPKNFEKFIKKPSLYKIGYDWMVLFKYSITDGILKTAIAMKEANQNYDAAHKVWVKGMMDMRQEKGTPIYPDANSTLRLTYGQVLSYEPADGVVYDAHTTLKGVMEKEDQGNWEFVVPQKLKELYKSQDYGRYGKNGEMPVCFIVNTDNTGGNSGSPVFNGKGQLVGTAFDRNFEGLTGDIAFRPSSQRAACVDIRYTLFIIDKYAGASHIIDELSIVE; this is encoded by the coding sequence ATGAGAAAACAAATCCTATTTGTCCTATTTTCACTGGCAACTTTTAGCATCCACGCCGATGAAGGCATGTGGATGCTAACCGATCTGAAAACACAGAATGCAGTTGCCATGCGCGAACTCGGTCTTGAAATTCCAATCGAAGAAGTATATGACGCGAACGGTCTTTCTTTGAAAGATGCTGTGGTACACTTTGGAGGAGGATGTACGGGAGAAATTATCTCTTCCGAAGGACTGGTACTGACGAATCACCACTGTGGTTATGGAGCTATCCAGCAACACAGTAATGTAGAACATGACTACCTGACAGATGGTTTCTGGGCTATGAACCGTGACGCGGAACTTCCTACTCCGGGATTGACCGTCACATTTATCGACCGGATTCTGGATGTGACCGATTACGTCAACGAGCAACTGAAAAAAGATCCGGACCCGGAAGGTGTCAATTACCTGTCACCAAGTTATCTGAGCACCGTGGCAGAACGTTTCGCCAAAGCAGAGAACATAGAAATAACTCCTGCAACAAAACTGGAACTCAAGGCTTTTTATGGAGGGAACAAATATTATATGTTCATCAAAACGGTGTACAGTGATATTCGTATGGTGGGTGCTCCTCCTTCTTCCATCGGTAAGTTCGGCGCAGATACCGACAACTGGATGTGGCCTCGTCATACAGGTGACTTTTCCCTTTTCCGTATTTATGCGGACAAAAACGGAAAACCAGCAGAATATTCAAAAGACAACGTTCCTTTGCAGGTAAAGAAACATCTGAAAATCAGCCTTGCCGGAGTTCAGGAAGGAGATTTTACCTTTGTCATGGGATTTCCGGGACGTAACTGGCGATATATGATTTCCGACGAAGTGGAAGAGCGGATGCAAACGACCAACTTTATGCGCCAGCATGTACGTGGAGCCCGTCAGAAAGTGCTCATGGAGCAAATGCTAAAAGATCCTGCCGTACGCATTCATTATGCAAGCAAATATGCTTCATCAGCCAACTACTGGAAGAATGCCATCGGTATGAATGAAGGACTGGTGCGTCTCAACGTACTGGATACCAAACGTGCGCAACAAGAGGAATTATTAGCCCGCGGTCGTGAAAAAGGAGATGATTCATATCAGAAAGCTTTTGATGAGATTCGTTCTATTGTGGCTCATCGTCGTGACGCGATCTATCATCAGCAGGCTATCAATGAAGCATTGGTCACTGCCCTTGATTTTATGCGCATCCCTTCCACGATGGAATTGGTTGCCGCTCTGAAATCAAAAGATAAAGAGCAAATAAAAGAGGCGAAGCTAAAATTGAAGCAAGAAGCTGATAAGTATTTTGCTTCTGTCCCCTTCCCCGAAGTAGAACGGATGGTTGCCAAAGAGATGCTGAAAACTTATGCCAACTATATTCCGGAGGAACAACGAATCAATATCTTCGAAATCATCAATTCCCGTTTCAAGGGAAGTATCGATGCCTTCGTCGATGCTTGCTTCGAACATTCTATTTTTGGCAATCCTAAAAACTTTGAGAAGTTTATCAAGAAACCAAGTTTGTATAAAATAGGATATGACTGGATGGTATTATTCAAATATTCTATTACCGACGGGATCCTGAAAACAGCCATTGCCATGAAAGAAGCCAATCAGAATTATGACGCTGCTCATAAAGTATGGGTGAAAGGCATGATGGATATGAGACAGGAAAAAGGTACACCTATTTACCCGGATGCCAATTCAACTTTACGGTTGACCTACGGTCAGGTACTTTCTTATGAACCGGCTGACGGTGTTGTGTATGATGCTCATACCACCCTCAAAGGTGTAATGGAAAAAGAAGATCAGGGTAATTGGGAGTTTGTAGTACCTCAAAAATTGAAAGAACTGTATAAATCCCAAGATTATGGTCGTTATGGCAAAAACGGTGAAATGCCCGTCTGCTTTATTGTAAACACCGACAATACAGGAGGAAACTCCGGTAGCCCGGTATTTAATGGTAAAGGCCAGCTGGTAGGAACTGCTTTCGACCGCAATTTTGAAGGTTTGACAGGAGACATCGCTTTCCGTCCTTCCTCACAACGAGCTGCCTGCGTCGACATCCGCTATACTTTATTTATTATCGACAAATATGCGGGAGCATCTCATATTATTGATGAACTTAGCATCGTTGAATAA
- a CDS encoding anaerobic sulfatase-maturation protein, which translates to MKTSTFAPFAKPLYVMVKPVGAVCNLACDYCYYLEKANLYKDNPKHVMSDELLEKFIDEYINSQTMPQVLFTWHGGETLMRPLSFYKKAMELQKKYARGRTIDNCIQTNGTMLTDEWCEFFRENNWLVGVSIDGPQEFHDEYRKNKLGKPSFVKVMQGINLLKKHGVEWNAMAVINDFNAEYPLEFYRFFKEIGCQYIQFAPIVERILSHEDGRHLASLAENKAGTLADFSITPEQWGNFLCTLFDEWVKEDVGKYYVQIFDSTLANWMGEQPGICTMAKTCGHAGVMEFNGDVYSCDHFVFPEYKLGNIYSKTLVEMMHSERQHNFGNMKYQSLPTQCKECEFLFACNGECPKNRFSQTAEGEPGLNYLCKGYYQFFKHVAPYMDFMKNELMNQRPPANIMEALRNGDLKIEY; encoded by the coding sequence ATGAAAACATCAACATTTGCCCCTTTTGCAAAACCGCTTTATGTAATGGTAAAGCCTGTAGGTGCCGTATGTAATCTAGCATGCGATTATTGCTATTATTTGGAAAAGGCCAACCTATACAAAGACAATCCGAAACACGTAATGAGCGATGAACTTCTGGAAAAGTTTATCGACGAGTACATTAACTCACAAACCATGCCACAGGTACTTTTCACCTGGCACGGAGGAGAAACGCTGATGCGACCGCTCTCCTTCTATAAAAAGGCAATGGAACTACAAAAGAAATACGCCCGCGGACGCACGATTGACAATTGCATCCAGACCAACGGAACCATGCTCACTGACGAATGGTGCGAGTTCTTCCGTGAAAACAATTGGCTGGTAGGTGTCTCTATCGATGGCCCCCAGGAGTTTCATGACGAGTATCGCAAAAACAAATTGGGAAAACCTTCTTTTGTGAAAGTAATGCAAGGCATCAACCTTCTGAAAAAACACGGAGTGGAATGGAATGCAATGGCAGTTATTAATGACTTTAATGCAGAATATCCGTTGGAATTTTATCGTTTCTTCAAAGAAATCGGTTGCCAGTATATCCAGTTCGCTCCCATCGTTGAACGTATTCTTTCGCATGAAGACGGACGTCATCTCGCTTCTCTTGCCGAAAATAAAGCCGGAACACTGGCTGACTTTTCAATCACTCCGGAACAATGGGGGAACTTCCTCTGTACTCTTTTCGATGAATGGGTGAAAGAAGATGTAGGCAAGTACTATGTGCAGATATTCGATTCTACCCTAGCCAACTGGATGGGTGAACAACCCGGTATATGCACGATGGCAAAGACTTGCGGACATGCCGGTGTAATGGAATTCAACGGAGACGTTTATTCTTGCGACCACTTTGTATTTCCCGAATATAAGTTAGGTAACATTTACAGTAAGACACTGGTGGAAATGATGCATAGCGAGCGTCAGCACAACTTCGGGAACATGAAATACCAGTCTCTCCCTACTCAATGTAAGGAGTGTGAGTTCCTGTTTGCCTGCAACGGGGAATGCCCGAAAAATCGTTTCAGCCAAACGGCAGAAGGTGAACCGGGATTGAACTACTTATGCAAAGGTTATTATCAGTTCTTTAAACACGTAGCTCCTTACATGGACTTTATGAAAAACGAACTAATGAATCAACGTCCGCCTGCTAATATCATGGAAGCACTGAGAAACGGAGATTTAAAAATTGAATACTAA
- a CDS encoding exonuclease SbcCD subunit D, with translation MIRILHTADWHLGQTFFGYDRTGEHEVFLNWLAEEIRQKEIDALIIAGDVFDVSNPSAASQSMYYQFIYRVTVENPNLQIVIVAGNHDSAARLEAPLPLLQAMRTEVRGVVRKLEGGEIDYDHLMVELKNRKGEVELLCMAVPFLRQGDYPVVQTEGNPYAEGVRELYTQLLQRLWKQRTVNQAILAIGHLQATGSEIAEKDYSERTVIGGLECVSPEVFSEQIAYTALGHIHKAQRVSGRENVRYAGSPIPMSFAEKHYHHGVVMVTFDGGCAVDIERLECPKLIPLVSVPNGEPALPEVVLGALRELPDTEEIAPYLEVKVLLEEPEPMLRQEIEEALADKNYRLARIVSTYRTDVENTEKENESWKRGLQEMSPLQIAQSAFEKIYQVEMPAELTGLFQEAYWAATHKEEEEEK, from the coding sequence ATGATACGTATATTACATACTGCCGACTGGCATTTGGGACAAACCTTTTTTGGATATGATCGTACGGGAGAACATGAGGTATTCCTGAATTGGCTGGCAGAAGAAATTCGTCAGAAAGAGATTGATGCATTGATTATAGCCGGAGATGTTTTTGATGTTTCCAACCCTTCCGCTGCATCCCAAAGCATGTATTATCAGTTTATTTATCGGGTGACTGTGGAGAATCCGAATCTGCAAATTGTCATTGTAGCCGGCAATCATGATTCGGCTGCACGTCTGGAAGCTCCTTTGCCTCTGTTGCAGGCTATGCGAACGGAAGTCAGAGGGGTAGTGCGCAAGCTTGAAGGTGGAGAAATTGATTATGACCATTTGATGGTAGAATTGAAGAACCGGAAAGGGGAAGTGGAACTGCTTTGCATGGCTGTCCCTTTTTTGCGCCAGGGGGATTATCCGGTTGTGCAGACGGAAGGTAACCCGTACGCGGAGGGAGTTCGCGAACTCTATACGCAACTTTTGCAAAGGCTATGGAAGCAAAGAACGGTGAATCAGGCGATTCTTGCCATTGGTCATTTGCAGGCTACAGGATCGGAGATTGCAGAAAAAGATTATAGTGAACGTACAGTGATTGGTGGTCTGGAATGTGTATCGCCGGAAGTTTTTTCCGAACAGATAGCATATACGGCATTGGGACATATACATAAAGCGCAGCGAGTGTCGGGAAGGGAGAATGTGAGATATGCAGGAAGTCCCATTCCGATGTCTTTTGCAGAGAAACATTATCATCATGGAGTCGTGATGGTGACCTTTGACGGAGGTTGTGCAGTGGACATTGAACGGTTGGAATGCCCGAAATTAATTCCTTTGGTGAGTGTGCCGAATGGAGAGCCCGCCTTGCCGGAAGTGGTGTTGGGAGCCTTGAGAGAATTGCCGGACACGGAAGAAATAGCTCCTTATTTAGAAGTGAAGGTATTGCTGGAGGAACCGGAACCCATGCTTCGGCAGGAGATTGAGGAGGCATTGGCAGATAAAAATTATCGATTGGCACGCATTGTGTCTACCTATCGCACCGATGTAGAAAATACGGAGAAAGAAAATGAGAGCTGGAAGAGAGGATTGCAGGAGATGTCTCCCTTGCAGATTGCGCAGTCTGCCTTTGAAAAGATTTATCAGGTAGAAATGCCTGCCGAGCTGACAGGTTTGTTTCAGGAAGCCTATTGGGCTGCTACTCATAAAGAAGAGGAGGAAGAAAAATGA
- a CDS encoding DUF4369 domain-containing protein, translating to MNVNKILPFLLLLPFLASCTSKYKIEGTSSVNSLDGKMLYLKSLRDGEWVKLDSAEVVHGLFSMKGKIDSVQMVTLYMDEESIMPIVLESGKITVTISNTDLKAVGTSLNNALYEFISKRNQLEESIGELEQKETRMVLDGGDLDEIHSQLVVEGDSLMKAMNQYVKTFISDNYENVLGPSVFMMLCSSLPYPIMTPQIDDIMKDAPYSFKDNKLVREFLSKAKENMKLIEEHQRLEQNASTNK from the coding sequence ATGAACGTGAATAAAATTTTGCCTTTTTTGCTTTTGCTTCCGTTTCTGGCTTCCTGTACTAGTAAGTACAAGATTGAAGGAACATCTTCAGTGAATAGCCTGGATGGAAAGATGTTGTATCTTAAATCCCTGCGTGACGGTGAGTGGGTGAAGCTGGATTCTGCTGAAGTAGTGCATGGTCTGTTTTCAATGAAAGGAAAAATAGATTCCGTACAGATGGTGACACTTTATATGGATGAAGAAAGCATTATGCCGATTGTCCTGGAAAGTGGAAAAATAACAGTTACTATCAGCAATACGGACCTGAAGGCAGTGGGAACCTCTTTAAATAATGCGTTGTACGAGTTTATCAGCAAAAGAAACCAATTGGAGGAAAGTATAGGCGAACTGGAGCAGAAAGAAACCCGTATGGTACTGGATGGAGGGGATCTGGATGAGATTCACAGTCAGCTGGTGGTAGAAGGAGATTCACTGATGAAAGCGATGAATCAGTATGTGAAAACGTTCATTTCCGACAATTACGAAAATGTGTTGGGGCCCAGTGTATTTATGATGCTTTGCAGCTCTTTGCCCTATCCCATTATGACTCCGCAGATTGATGATATTATGAAGGATGCTCCTTACTCTTTCAAAGATAATAAGCTGGTCAGAGAGTTTCTGTCTAAGGCAAAAGAAAACATGAAGTTGATAGAAGAACATCAACGATTGGAACAAAATGCTTCAACAAATAAGTAA